A section of the Arcobacter roscoffensis genome encodes:
- the fusA gene encoding elongation factor G — MARKTPLNRVRNIGIAAHIDAGKTTTTERILFYTGVSHKIGEVHDGAATMDWMEQEQERGITITSAATTCHWTHPKSKEDLQINIIDTPGHVDFTIEVERSMRVLDGAVAVFCSVGGVQPQSETVWRQANKYKVPRMIFVNKMDRTGADFFNVEKQVAERLKANPIPIQLPIGAEEDFQGVVDLVQMKAIVWDQDAAMGSNYHVEEIPADLLDQAEEYREKMIEAAAESSEELMEKYFEEGELSEDEIVAGLKAACLNMTITPMTCGTAFKNKGVQTLLDAVAMYLPAPTEVADINGETQDGEAVIVPSTDEGEVAALAFKIMTDPFVGQLTFTRVYRGQLESGTYVMNSTKMKKERIGRLLQMHANNREEVSQLYAGEIGAVVGLKSTITGDTLASDKDPVILERMEFPEPVISVAVEPKTKADQEKMGIALGKLAEEDPSFRVNTDEESGQTIISGMGELHLEILVDRMKREFKVEAEVGAPQVAYRETIKNPVKNEYKYAKQSGGKGQYGHVYLDINPLPADSEDNFKFHNAIKGGSVPKEYIPAVQKGCEEAMAGGILAGYPMVNIEVTLYDGSYHDVDSSEMAFKLAASMGFKEGCRTAAAQPIILEPMMKVEIETPEEYMGDVIGDCNKRRGQVQSMDERAGVKLVTAMVPLSEMFGYSTDLRSMTQGRATYGMLFDNYAEVPKNVSEEIISKRNG; from the coding sequence ATGGCAAGAAAAACACCTCTTAATAGAGTTAGAAATATCGGTATTGCTGCTCACATTGATGCTGGTAAAACAACAACTACAGAAAGAATTTTATTCTATACTGGTGTATCTCACAAAATCGGTGAGGTTCATGATGGTGCTGCAACTATGGACTGGATGGAACAAGAGCAAGAAAGAGGTATTACTATTACTTCTGCTGCGACAACTTGTCACTGGACTCACCCAAAGTCTAAAGAAGATTTACAAATTAACATCATTGACACACCAGGTCACGTTGACTTTACTATTGAAGTTGAAAGATCTATGAGAGTTTTAGATGGTGCTGTAGCTGTATTTTGTTCAGTAGGTGGAGTTCAACCACAATCTGAAACAGTTTGGAGACAAGCTAACAAATATAAAGTACCAAGAATGATTTTTGTTAACAAAATGGATAGAACTGGTGCTGATTTCTTTAATGTTGAGAAGCAAGTAGCTGAGAGATTAAAAGCTAATCCTATTCCAATTCAACTTCCTATTGGTGCTGAAGAAGATTTCCAAGGTGTAGTTGATTTAGTACAAATGAAAGCTATCGTATGGGATCAAGATGCTGCTATGGGTTCTAACTACCATGTAGAAGAAATTCCTGCTGACTTATTAGACCAAGCTGAAGAATATAGAGAAAAGATGATTGAAGCTGCTGCTGAGTCTTCTGAAGAGTTAATGGAAAAATACTTCGAAGAGGGTGAATTATCAGAAGATGAAATCGTAGCTGGTTTAAAAGCTGCTTGTTTAAATATGACAATTACTCCAATGACTTGTGGTACTGCATTTAAAAACAAAGGTGTTCAAACTTTACTTGACGCTGTTGCTATGTATTTACCTGCACCAACTGAGGTTGCTGATATTAATGGTGAAACTCAAGATGGTGAAGCTGTTATCGTTCCTTCTACTGATGAAGGTGAAGTTGCAGCATTAGCATTCAAAATTATGACTGACCCATTTGTTGGTCAATTAACATTTACAAGAGTATATAGAGGACAATTAGAGTCTGGTACTTACGTAATGAACTCAACAAAAATGAAAAAAGAAAGAATCGGAAGATTACTTCAAATGCATGCAAATAATAGAGAAGAAGTTTCTCAATTATACGCAGGTGAAATTGGTGCAGTAGTTGGTCTTAAGTCAACTATCACTGGTGATACATTAGCATCTGATAAAGATCCAGTAATCTTAGAGAGAATGGAATTCCCAGAGCCAGTTATTTCTGTTGCAGTTGAGCCAAAAACTAAAGCTGACCAAGAAAAAATGGGTATCGCATTAGGTAAATTAGCAGAGGAAGATCCATCATTCAGAGTTAATACTGATGAAGAATCTGGACAAACTATTATTTCAGGAATGGGTGAGTTACACTTAGAAATTCTTGTTGATAGAATGAAAAGAGAATTTAAAGTTGAAGCTGAAGTTGGTGCTCCACAAGTTGCATACAGAGAGACTATTAAGAATCCTGTTAAAAACGAGTACAAATATGCTAAACAATCTGGTGGTAAAGGTCAATATGGTCACGTATACTTAGACATTAATCCATTACCTGCTGATTCAGAAGATAACTTCAAATTCCACAATGCAATTAAAGGTGGATCTGTTCCAAAAGAATATATCCCTGCAGTTCAAAAAGGTTGTGAAGAAGCTATGGCTGGTGGTATCTTAGCTGGTTACCCAATGGTTAATATTGAAGTTACATTATATGATGGTTCTTACCATGATGTAGATTCATCTGAGATGGCATTTAAATTAGCTGCTTCTATGGGATTCAAAGAAGGTTGTAGAACAGCTGCTGCTCAACCTATAATCTTAGAGCCAATGATGAAAGTTGAAATCGAAACTCCTGAAGAATATATGGGAGATGTTATCGGTGATTGTAACAAAAGAAGAGGACAAGTTCAGTCTATGGATGAAAGAGCTGGTGTTAAACTAGTTACTGCAATGGTTCCATTATCTGAAATGTTCGGATACTCTACTGACTTAAGATCTATGACTCAAGGTAGAGCAACTTACGGTATGCTTTTCGATAACTATGCTGAAGTTCCAAAAAATGTTTCTGAAGAAATTATTTCTAAAAGAAATGGATAA
- the rpsG gene encoding 30S ribosomal protein S7 has product MRRRKAPVREVMADPIYNSKVITKFINTVMLDGKKSTAQKIMYGAIANLDARGEESGIELFEKAIENVKPLLEVKSRRVGGATYQVPVEVRAVRRQTLALRWLVEASRKRNERTMVERLANELFEAANERGSSFKKKEDMHRMAEANKAFAHYRW; this is encoded by the coding sequence ATGAGAAGAAGAAAAGCTCCAGTTAGAGAAGTAATGGCTGATCCTATCTACAATAGTAAAGTGATCACTAAGTTTATCAATACAGTTATGTTAGATGGTAAAAAATCTACAGCACAAAAAATCATGTACGGTGCAATTGCAAATTTAGATGCTAGAGGTGAAGAATCTGGTATTGAATTATTTGAAAAAGCAATCGAAAATGTTAAGCCACTTTTAGAAGTTAAATCTAGAAGAGTTGGTGGAGCTACATACCAAGTACCTGTAGAAGTTAGAGCTGTAAGAAGACAAACTTTAGCATTAAGATGGTTAGTTGAAGCATCAAGAAAAAGAAATGAAAGAACTATGGTTGAAAGATTAGCAAACGAATTATTCGAAGCTGCTAATGAAAGAGGATCATCTTTCAAGAAAAAAGAAGATATGCATAGAATGGCAGAAGCTAATAAAGCATTTGCTCACTACAGATGGTAA
- the rpsL gene encoding 30S ribosomal protein S12, with protein sequence MPTINQLVRKERKKVIKKSKSPALDKCPQRRGVCTRVYTTTPKKPNSALRKVAKVRLTTGFEVISYIGGEGHNLQEHSIVLVRGGRVKDLPGVKYHVVRGALDTAGVANRTVARSKYGTKKPKK encoded by the coding sequence ATGCCTACTATTAACCAGCTTGTTAGAAAAGAGCGAAAAAAGGTGATTAAAAAATCAAAATCACCAGCATTAGACAAATGTCCACAAAGAAGAGGTGTATGTACTAGAGTATATACTACAACTCCAAAGAAACCAAACTCGGCTTTAAGAAAAGTTGCAAAAGTTAGATTAACTACTGGATTTGAAGTTATTTCATACATCGGTGGTGAGGGTCACAACTTACAAGAACACTCTATCGTATTAGTTAGAGGGGGAAGAGTTAAGGATTTACCTGGTGTTAAGTATCACGTTGTTAGAGGTGCTTTAGATACTGCTGGTGTTGCAAACAGAACTGTTGCAAGATCTAAATATGGTACTAAAAAGCCAAAGAAATAA
- a CDS encoding YaiI/YqxD family protein, producing MTLFIDGDAFPNILKPIVLRAIEKKKLDTYVIANKKINIGKSSYIKYLIVDEGADEADNKIVELLKENDLVITADIPLADRTISKNAKAIDHRGELYTQDNIKHYLAMRNLMQEVRDSGEITKGPKPFGQKDSQNFANSFNMILQKL from the coding sequence ATGACTTTATTTATTGATGGTGATGCTTTTCCTAATATTTTAAAACCTATTGTTTTAAGAGCTATTGAAAAAAAGAAGTTAGACACTTATGTAATAGCAAATAAAAAAATAAATATAGGTAAATCATCATATATTAAATATCTAATAGTTGATGAAGGAGCAGATGAAGCAGATAACAAAATTGTGGAACTATTAAAAGAAAATGATTTAGTTATCACTGCTGATATTCCTCTTGCAGATAGAACTATTAGTAAAAATGCAAAAGCAATAGATCACAGAGGTGAACTATATACACAAGATAACATAAAGCACTATCTAGCAATGAGAAATCTAATGCAAGAAGTAAGAGATAGTGGAGAGATAACAAAAGGCCCTAAGCCTTTTGGTCAAAAAGATTCACAAAACTTTGCAAATTCATTTAATATGATTCTTCAAAAACTATAA
- a CDS encoding YwbE family protein produces MNDPKKRFSIKQGQKVNIVLKQDQRSGKLTQGIVKNILTNSPSHPHGIKVRLQDGQVGRVQEIL; encoded by the coding sequence ATGAACGATCCAAAAAAAAGATTTTCTATAAAACAAGGACAAAAAGTTAATATTGTTTTAAAACAAGATCAAAGAAGTGGAAAGCTAACACAAGGTATTGTAAAAAATATTTTGACAAACTCACCTTCTCATCCCCATGGAATAAAAGTTAGATTACAAGATGGGCAGGTAGGAAGAGTGCAAGAGATTTTATAA
- a CDS encoding chloride channel protein has translation MKKHFLEQSLIFFSVTKWVLLSSAIGVIIGAIITFFLNIIHSANTQGELLPFPSYYLLPFGLMLTIFLVKKFAPDAKGHGTEKVIEAVHKKDGLMDVKVMPIKLFATVITIFTGGSVGKEGPGAQIGAGAASFISQLVKFSARDRKKLVICGISAGFASVFGTPISGAIFGVEVLIIGIIMYDVLLPSFIAGFAAYTTAKLLGINYTYYHMEFSNAIPFDIVLMLQVIIAGLFFGLISYFMIVTLKNTEIQIKKIKLNVYLKAFLAGTFLVVLSFFIGDKYFGLGLDTISTLFYSDPNMANDIPWYSFIAKTIYTSVTLGAGGSGGVITPIFYVGATSGQFFGTLIGDNIALFAALGLTSVLAGTTNAPIAATIMAVELFGIEIAHYAAISAIITFLITGHRSVFQSQILNMKKSDMLNIDYGDNVDKSSVELSDKNKEKMKSFLKKVRFKQKK, from the coding sequence ATGAAAAAACATTTTTTAGAACAATCTCTTATATTTTTTAGTGTAACAAAATGGGTTTTACTATCATCAGCTATTGGTGTGATTATTGGTGCAATAATTACTTTCTTTTTAAATATCATACATAGTGCAAATACTCAAGGTGAACTTCTTCCCTTTCCTTCTTACTATTTATTGCCATTTGGTTTAATGTTAACTATTTTTTTAGTAAAAAAATTTGCCCCCGATGCAAAAGGTCATGGTACAGAAAAAGTTATTGAAGCTGTACATAAAAAAGATGGTTTAATGGATGTAAAAGTTATGCCTATTAAACTTTTTGCCACAGTTATTACAATTTTTACAGGAGGTTCTGTAGGAAAAGAAGGTCCAGGTGCTCAAATAGGAGCTGGTGCTGCTTCTTTTATATCTCAACTTGTGAAATTCTCCGCAAGAGATAGAAAAAAACTTGTAATATGTGGTATTAGTGCCGGTTTTGCTTCTGTATTTGGAACACCAATTTCAGGTGCTATTTTTGGGGTTGAAGTTTTAATTATTGGTATTATAATGTATGATGTATTATTACCCTCATTTATTGCTGGATTTGCAGCCTATACAACAGCTAAACTTTTAGGTATTAATTATACTTACTATCATATGGAGTTTTCAAATGCTATTCCTTTTGATATTGTCTTAATGCTTCAAGTAATAATAGCAGGTCTATTTTTTGGACTAATCTCTTATTTTATGATTGTTACTTTAAAAAATACAGAAATTCAAATAAAAAAAATCAAGCTTAATGTCTATTTGAAGGCATTTCTAGCAGGTACGTTCTTGGTAGTTCTATCTTTTTTTATTGGTGATAAATATTTTGGACTAGGACTTGATACAATCTCTACACTTTTTTATAGTGATCCAAATATGGCAAATGATATACCATGGTACTCATTTATTGCAAAAACAATATATACATCTGTAACCTTAGGTGCAGGAGGAAGTGGAGGAGTTATTACCCCTATTTTTTATGTGGGAGCAACTAGTGGGCAGTTTTTTGGAACTTTAATAGGTGATAACATTGCTTTATTTGCAGCTCTTGGGCTTACAAGTGTTTTAGCAGGAACTACAAATGCTCCAATAGCAGCAACGATTATGGCAGTTGAACTTTTTGGAATAGAGATAGCTCACTATGCAGCAATTAGTGCAATTATTACATTTTTGATTACAGGACATAGAAGTGTATTCCAATCTCAAATTCTAAATATGAAAAAATCTGATATGCTAAATATTGATTATGGAGATAATGTAGATAAAAGCAGTGTAGAGTTATCAGATAAGAACAAAGAGAAGATGAAAAGTTTTTTAAAAAAAGTTAGATTTAAACAGAAGAAATAA
- a CDS encoding sensor domain-containing diguanylate cyclase encodes MDCKEENNKLSIELESFKTLINETGAYVYTKDLYGKYTFANSLVLSLFEKSLDEVIGKDDTSFFDLNMSNELKKNDSEVLVDGKIIEKEEINYIKETKEERIYWTVKKPLYNKEGNIIGMCGISTDITQRKKLELELEEKTKLLNTILDNVDAYIYMKDENRKFKYVNSKVANLFGYEADYIIGKKDIEVLNKDVAESFWEMDKKVFESNKSKSQEELYFDDEGNERHYWSKKIPFKMQGDDFMSLIGLSTDITELQQLKDKLKKQSITDYLTKANNRRYFVQQAKIEFKKSIRHKLDLSILILDVDWFKKVNDTYGHLIGDKVLIEIVKLCKKLKRQEDTFCRIGGEEFAFILPCTNIVQAEEFAYRLKEFQEKKPFKNICEDDINITFSMGISSYYQPDESYESIFSRADDALYEAKESGRNKVCIK; translated from the coding sequence ATGGACTGTAAAGAAGAAAATAATAAATTAAGTATTGAATTAGAATCTTTTAAAACTCTTATTAATGAAACAGGTGCTTATGTTTATACTAAAGATTTATATGGAAAATATACCTTTGCAAATAGTCTAGTTTTATCCTTATTTGAAAAATCTTTAGATGAGGTTATAGGAAAAGATGATACTTCTTTTTTTGATTTAAATATGTCAAATGAATTAAAGAAAAATGATTCAGAAGTTTTAGTAGATGGAAAAATTATTGAAAAAGAAGAAATTAATTATATAAAAGAGACAAAAGAAGAGAGAATCTATTGGACCGTAAAAAAGCCTTTGTATAACAAAGAGGGTAATATTATTGGAATGTGTGGTATTTCAACAGATATTACTCAAAGAAAAAAACTTGAATTAGAACTTGAAGAGAAAACAAAACTCTTAAATACTATTTTAGATAATGTAGATGCGTATATTTATATGAAAGATGAAAATAGAAAATTCAAATATGTAAATTCTAAAGTGGCTAATCTTTTTGGTTACGAGGCTGATTATATAATAGGTAAAAAAGATATAGAAGTTTTAAACAAAGATGTTGCTGAGAGTTTCTGGGAAATGGATAAAAAAGTTTTTGAATCAAATAAATCAAAAAGTCAAGAAGAACTGTATTTTGATGATGAAGGAAATGAAAGACACTATTGGAGTAAGAAAATTCCTTTTAAAATGCAAGGGGATGATTTTATGTCTTTAATTGGTTTATCTACTGATATTACTGAGCTTCAACAATTAAAAGATAAACTAAAAAAACAATCAATTACTGATTATTTAACAAAGGCAAATAATAGAAGATATTTTGTTCAGCAGGCAAAAATAGAGTTTAAAAAGTCAATCAGGCATAAATTAGATTTATCTATCTTAATCTTAGATGTTGATTGGTTTAAAAAGGTAAATGATACTTATGGACATTTAATAGGAGATAAGGTTCTAATAGAAATAGTAAAACTATGTAAAAAACTAAAAAGACAAGAAGATACCTTCTGTAGAATAGGTGGGGAAGAGTTTGCTTTTATTTTACCTTGTACAAATATAGTTCAAGCAGAAGAGTTTGCTTATAGATTAAAAGAATTTCAAGAAAAAAAACCTTTTAAGAATATATGTGAAGATGATATAAATATCACTTTTAGTATGGGTATTTCATCTTATTATCAACCTGATGAAAGTTATGAGTCTATCTTTTCAAGGGCTGATGATGCTTTATATGAAGCAAAAGAGAGTGGAAGAAATAAGGTTTGTATTAAATAA
- a CDS encoding DUF2971 domain-containing protein produces the protein MGKIIYHYCHVEAFRAIIQNKKLWLSSVYNLNDYKEIHWINDKVNSKLERVRNKDNFSKYKAFEDIFNKQLPSVYIASFSQGSDLLSQWRAYANDGYGVAIGFNSDYFKTNNLVHTTEVLYDENLQEEQIDVIFKPLENIENDIDFQSTKFKEICKEVISNINNLAAKSKNELFEEEKEVRLIHNPIIIDDKENEEFIFKNNLSNMMFRAVCGNLIPYFEFDFNKNIENTPAIIEIIRGPKNRFIDKEIKIFLSNNGFYNVDIKSSKSSYR, from the coding sequence ATGGGAAAGATTATATATCACTACTGTCATGTGGAAGCCTTTCGTGCAATTATTCAAAATAAGAAATTATGGTTAAGTTCTGTTTATAATCTAAATGATTACAAGGAAATACACTGGATAAACGATAAGGTAAATAGTAAATTAGAAAGAGTAAGAAATAAAGATAACTTCTCTAAATATAAAGCCTTTGAAGATATTTTTAATAAGCAATTACCAAGTGTCTACATAGCTTCTTTTTCTCAAGGAAGTGATTTGTTAAGTCAATGGAGAGCATATGCAAATGATGGTTATGGTGTTGCGATTGGTTTTAACTCAGATTATTTTAAAACAAACAATTTAGTTCATACAACAGAAGTTTTATATGATGAGAACTTACAAGAAGAACAAATTGATGTAATCTTTAAACCTTTAGAAAATATTGAAAATGATATAGATTTTCAAAGTACAAAGTTTAAAGAAATTTGTAAAGAAGTAATATCAAATATAAACAATCTTGCTGCAAAATCAAAAAATGAACTTTTTGAAGAGGAAAAAGAAGTAAGGCTTATTCATAATCCAATTATAATAGATGATAAAGAAAACGAAGAGTTTATTTTTAAGAATAATTTGTCAAATATGATGTTTCGTGCAGTTTGCGGAAACCTTATTCCTTATTTTGAATTTGATTTCAATAAAAATATTGAAAATACTCCAGCTATTATTGAGATTATAAGAGGACCTAAAAATAGATTTATAGATAAAGAAATTAAGATTTTTTTATCTAATAACGGTTTTTATAATGTAGATATAAAAAGTTCAAAATCTTCATATCGATAA
- a CDS encoding energy-coupling factor ABC transporter ATP-binding protein: protein MSCSFNLKNISYKNDTKHLFSNINLDVGHEQKVAIIGSNGAGKSSLLKIIAGLESNYEGELHLFHNKISSKKEYERFRSDIGYLPQDVSDFFLCPTVIEDVMFNLRCRGEKKEEAYTKALVILEQLNIVHLKDRIIYDLSGGEQKIVAIAGILITKPKILLLDEPTNALDSSSEQKIIELLNSINKSMVIVSHHKSFIEKLAPTIYELKSNGLKLI from the coding sequence ATGAGTTGTTCATTTAATTTAAAAAATATAAGCTATAAAAATGATACGAAACATCTATTTTCTAATATAAACTTAGATGTAGGACATGAGCAAAAAGTAGCAATTATTGGCTCAAATGGAGCAGGGAAAAGCTCCCTTCTTAAAATAATAGCAGGATTAGAGTCAAACTATGAAGGTGAACTTCACTTATTTCATAATAAAATTAGTTCTAAAAAAGAGTATGAAAGATTTAGAAGTGATATAGGTTATCTTCCTCAAGATGTTAGTGATTTTTTTCTTTGTCCTACTGTAATAGAAGATGTAATGTTTAATCTTAGATGTAGGGGCGAAAAAAAAGAAGAGGCATACACTAAGGCATTAGTAATTTTAGAGCAGTTAAATATAGTTCATCTAAAAGATAGAATAATTTATGACTTAAGTGGAGGAGAACAAAAAATCGTAGCTATTGCTGGTATTTTGATAACAAAACCAAAAATACTACTTTTAGATGAACCTACTAATGCTTTAGATAGTAGCTCAGAGCAAAAAATTATTGAACTGTTAAACTCTATAAATAAATCTATGGTAATTGTATCTCATCATAAAAGTTTCATTGAAAAGCTAGCACCAACAATATATGAACTAAAATCAAATGGCTTGAAACTAATCTAA
- a CDS encoding energy-coupling factor transporter transmembrane component T family protein has protein sequence MSIFNPAISLVCAFFYSLLVSFSYFEVYFIIPLIFLLFINKDNLLYIFKKLLFLNLFIFILFLTLLYSSSFEDALNIYIRANAIILFNLSLFFSSKGYDIVRALSILKLPKSLVATTYFTLKMIEFLSTDFVLIKNSLKARGFKANTSLFTYETFGNILGLLFVKAIRKSYALKQTFIYRGFNGEIFLNDDFSLNIKDYYLIVVTFSIILIKVIYELFI, from the coding sequence GTGAGTATTTTCAATCCAGCAATATCTTTGGTTTGTGCATTTTTTTATTCACTTTTGGTAAGTTTTTCTTATTTCGAAGTATATTTTATAATTCCTCTTATTTTCTTACTTTTTATAAATAAAGATAATTTACTCTATATATTCAAAAAACTACTTTTTTTAAATCTTTTTATATTTATACTTTTTTTAACTTTGTTGTATAGCAGTTCCTTTGAAGATGCACTAAATATTTATATAAGAGCAAATGCTATAATTCTTTTTAATCTGAGTTTATTTTTTAGTTCAAAGGGCTATGATATAGTAAGAGCTTTAAGTATTTTAAAATTGCCTAAGAGTTTAGTTGCTACTACTTATTTTACTTTGAAAATGATAGAGTTTTTATCAACAGATTTTGTTTTAATAAAAAACAGTTTAAAAGCAAGAGGGTTTAAGGCAAATACTTCTTTATTTACATATGAGACATTTGGTAATATCTTGGGTTTATTGTTTGTAAAAGCAATTAGAAAGTCTTATGCTTTAAAACAGACTTTTATATATAGAGGCTTTAATGGAGAGATTTTTTTAAATGATGATTTTTCATTAAATATAAAAGATTACTATTTAATTGTCGTAACTTTTTCCATAATTTTAATAAAGGTAATTTATGAGTTGTTCATTTAA
- the cbiM gene encoding cobalt transporter CbiM, translating to MHISDGVLSIEVASTLGVVSLALCAYSIKSIKSENISLVAAMSALFFIASFIHIPLGPTQIHLLLIGVIGLFLGKAVFLSLAIALLLQALLLGYGGLTSLGANIIIMALPAFLVYLLNKLSFFKKINEKIRFFLYGSLGIAFSVILLALVLYFAKDEYLIASYSLIIANIPAIILEGLITLFLLLYIKKSIPKLLKEANV from the coding sequence ATGCATATATCAGATGGAGTATTAAGTATAGAAGTTGCAAGTACTTTAGGTGTAGTAAGTTTAGCTTTATGTGCTTACTCTATAAAGAGTATTAAAAGTGAAAATATATCTTTAGTTGCAGCAATGAGTGCTTTATTTTTTATCGCATCTTTTATTCATATTCCATTAGGCCCAACTCAAATACATTTGCTTTTAATAGGTGTGATAGGATTATTTTTAGGAAAGGCAGTTTTTTTAAGTCTTGCTATTGCTTTGTTATTACAAGCCTTACTTTTAGGATATGGAGGTTTAACTTCTTTAGGAGCAAATATAATTATTATGGCACTTCCAGCATTTTTAGTTTATCTTTTAAATAAACTAAGCTTTTTTAAAAAAATTAATGAAAAAATTAGATTTTTTTTATATGGAAGTTTAGGTATTGCTTTTAGTGTAATATTATTAGCCTTGGTTTTATATTTTGCAAAAGATGAATACTTAATAGCCTCTTACTCTTTAATAATAGCAAATATTCCTGCTATAATTTTGGAAGGATTAATCACACTATTTTTACTTCTTTATATTAAAAAATCAATTCCAAAACTTTTAAAAGAGGCCAATGTATGA
- a CDS encoding DUF4198 domain-containing protein, with product MKNLILLFCFAIVSNAHFLTMLPNTDTIKNKNEANLKIEAMFIHPFEQTGMNMEKPEGIYLNTKNNPLDLKEIKLFGEKAWSTNYSVKKPGVYKFFTVPKPYFEPAEGKFISHVPKVIVSAYGLEEGWDEPIGLKYEIVPMVKPFALYTGNIFTGKVLVDGKPVSNVEVEVEFYNTLGLKAPSDSHITQVVKTNSNGEFSFVMNQKGWWGFAALIEEGQKEFNGKMYPIENGALMWVKTY from the coding sequence ATGAAAAACCTAATCTTACTTTTTTGTTTTGCAATAGTTTCAAATGCACATTTTCTTACAATGTTGCCAAATACAGATACTATCAAAAATAAAAATGAAGCAAATCTGAAAATTGAAGCTATGTTTATTCATCCTTTTGAACAAACAGGTATGAATATGGAGAAACCAGAGGGAATTTACTTAAATACTAAAAATAATCCTTTAGATTTAAAAGAGATAAAACTATTTGGTGAAAAAGCATGGAGTACGAACTATAGTGTAAAAAAACCAGGTGTATATAAGTTTTTTACAGTTCCTAAACCTTATTTTGAACCAGCGGAGGGTAAGTTTATTTCTCATGTTCCAAAAGTGATTGTAAGTGCTTATGGATTAGAAGAGGGCTGGGATGAACCAATTGGATTAAAATATGAAATTGTTCCTATGGTAAAACCATTTGCTTTATATACTGGAAATATTTTTACAGGAAAAGTTTTAGTTGATGGTAAACCTGTATCAAATGTTGAAGTTGAAGTAGAATTTTATAATACTTTAGGACTAAAAGCTCCTAGTGATTCACATATTACACAAGTTGTTAAAACAAATTCAAATGGTGAATTTAGCTTTGTTATGAATCAAAAAGGTTGGTGGGGATTTGCTGCGCTGATTGAAGAAGGACAAAAAGAGTTTAATGGTAAAATGTATCCTATCGAAAATGGTGCATTAATGTGGGTAAAAACATATTAA
- a CDS encoding transposase produces MKNCIYCNSSKLYYLKNEHIKCASCKKKFSLKKYKRELKLIDSFCENKTALETSKNLKLNYITVSKKFMLYRKHITNLLDNEYIKRKDNKYEFDEYIYIKNNNLKAAQNFLTFNYNGYIYNIMLPSLSKFVSSNNKDLSNFIKFNKITKLESSNSMINDFWNFLEIFLKKYKGLNSENFVLYLKECEFKFNYSKKTQEEILLKLLA; encoded by the coding sequence ATGAAAAATTGTATTTATTGTAATAGTAGTAAACTATACTATCTTAAAAATGAACATATAAAGTGTGCTTCATGCAAAAAGAAGTTTTCACTAAAAAAATACAAACGCGAGTTGAAACTTATTGACTCTTTTTGTGAAAATAAAACAGCATTAGAAACTTCTAAAAACTTAAAACTAAACTATATAACTGTTTCTAAGAAGTTTATGTTATATAGAAAACATATAACCAATTTATTAGATAATGAATATATAAAAAGAAAAGATAATAAATATGAATTTGATGAGTATATATACATAAAAAACAATAATTTAAAAGCAGCACAAAACTTTTTGACATTTAATTATAATGGCTACATTTATAACATTATGCTTCCTTCACTAAGTAAATTTGTAAGTTCCAATAATAAAGATTTATCAAACTTTATAAAATTTAACAAAATTACAAAACTAGAAAGCTCAAATAGTATGATAAATGATTTTTGGAATTTTCTTGAGATTTTTTTGAAAAAATACAAAGGATTAAATAGTGAAAATTTTGTTTTGTATTTAAAAGAGTGTGAGTTTAAATTTAACTATTCTAAAAAAACTCAAGAAGAAATTCTTCTTAAGCTTTTGGCATAA